One segment of Bacteroidales bacterium DNA contains the following:
- a CDS encoding DUF4249 family protein, producing the protein MKKIFYIIILLFLFSCEKKTDWQLKEKHTDLIVVDGIITDEQKSHEIKITHSVSELNKTPQPVAGASVIISSEDSVWNLTEQPANSGIYKTANIFKAQLEKHYTLLINYNSKIYTAKTYMVSGSGFVPLVYAKNGDSKFYHIEKVCSPYNPNQPAMWELSLDWSNVPEYKDSVPEKCKAKLMYYTLPTIDVSEVFSPDKGKIAFPAGTKIIERRYSLTPEHVEFLRALLSETTWSGGLFDSAHSNVPTNLSEGATGFFAACAVTSVSITVLP; encoded by the coding sequence ATGAAAAAAATATTTTACATAATTATTTTATTGTTCTTGTTTAGTTGTGAAAAAAAAACCGATTGGCAATTAAAAGAAAAACACACCGATTTGATTGTTGTTGACGGCATAATTACAGATGAACAAAAATCGCATGAAATAAAAATCACTCACTCTGTTTCTGAATTGAATAAAACACCTCAACCGGTTGCGGGTGCAAGTGTAATTATAAGTAGCGAAGATTCTGTTTGGAATTTAACCGAACAACCCGCAAATTCGGGAATTTATAAAACAGCTAATATTTTCAAAGCACAATTGGAAAAGCATTATACTTTATTGATAAATTACAACAGCAAAATTTATACGGCAAAAACATATATGGTAAGTGGCAGTGGTTTTGTACCTTTAGTATATGCAAAAAATGGTGACAGTAAATTTTATCATATCGAAAAAGTTTGTAGTCCCTATAATCCCAACCAGCCGGCTATGTGGGAATTATCATTAGATTGGTCAAATGTGCCTGAGTATAAAGATTCTGTTCCCGAAAAATGTAAAGCAAAACTTATGTATTATACTTTGCCTACAATAGATGTAAGTGAAGTGTTTTCGCCTGATAAGGGAAAAATAGCATTTCCTGCCGGCACCAAAATCATTGAAAGACGATATTCCTTAACACCCGAACATGTTGAATTTTTAAGAGCTTTACTATCGGAAACAACATGGAGTGGTGGATTATTCGATTCCGCACATTCAAATGTACCAACGAACTTAAGTGAAGGCGCCACAGGATTTTTCGCTGCATGTGCTGTTACTTCCGTGTCAATTACTGTACTGCCTTGA
- a CDS encoding glycosyltransferase: protein MLKEKYSKIFVSLPVLDERDYLPFCLKALEKQTFRNFEVFICVNQPDEWWNIEEKKQICINNQKTLEFLKSYKKISVKIIDKSSKYNGWNNKNLGIGWARKTIMDKISSSADNDYLIVSIDADTVFNENYFTSLINIFNKKPEAVAMSVPYYHNLTNDEVSNKAILRYEIYMRYYLLNLFRINSPYSFTALGSAIVIPVWAYKKTGGITPKKSGEDFYFLQKLAKYGKILNYCSEKVFPAARFSDRVFFGTGPAMIKGAKGDWESYPIYDYSLFDEIKKSYELISLLFQKNIETKFLVFIENQFKSDNLWKLLRNNSTSFEKFRKAFHGKADGLRILQFLKSEQKLINKTDENCLMEFLNKFYKNDFIKTGIDLQTFSFSDLSINTLNKIRNFLFEAEENYRKSNTF from the coding sequence ATGTTAAAAGAAAAATATTCCAAAATCTTTGTTTCTCTTCCCGTTCTTGATGAACGGGATTACTTACCTTTTTGTTTAAAAGCATTAGAAAAACAAACATTTCGCAATTTCGAAGTTTTTATTTGTGTTAATCAACCTGATGAATGGTGGAACATTGAAGAAAAAAAACAAATTTGCATAAACAATCAGAAAACATTGGAATTTTTGAAAAGCTATAAAAAAATTTCTGTTAAAATTATTGACAAATCAAGTAAATATAATGGATGGAACAATAAGAATTTAGGAATCGGCTGGGCAAGAAAAACAATTATGGATAAAATTTCTTCGTCAGCAGATAACGACTATTTAATTGTCAGCATTGATGCAGATACAGTTTTTAATGAAAATTATTTTACTTCATTAATAAATATTTTTAATAAAAAACCCGAAGCAGTTGCCATGTCAGTTCCCTATTATCATAATTTAACCAATGATGAAGTTTCAAATAAAGCAATTCTTCGATATGAAATTTACATGAGATATTATTTGCTCAATCTTTTCAGAATAAATTCTCCGTATTCATTTACAGCACTTGGTTCGGCAATTGTTATTCCGGTTTGGGCATACAAAAAAACAGGAGGAATTACTCCAAAGAAAAGCGGTGAAGATTTTTATTTTCTTCAAAAACTTGCAAAATATGGAAAGATTTTAAATTACTGTTCTGAAAAGGTTTTTCCTGCTGCACGTTTTTCCGACAGAGTTTTTTTCGGAACAGGACCTGCTATGATCAAAGGAGCAAAAGGAGATTGGGAAAGTTACCCGATTTATGATTATTCTTTATTTGATGAAATAAAAAAATCTTACGAATTAATTTCATTATTATTTCAAAAAAATATTGAAACTAAATTTTTAGTTTTTATAGAAAATCAATTTAAGTCAGATAACTTATGGAAACTTCTGCGAAACAATTCAACATCATTTGAAAAATTTAGAAAAGCATTTCATGGTAAGGCAGATGGATTAAGGATTTTACAGTTTTTAAAATCAGAACAAAAATTAATAAACAAAACAGATGAAAATTGTTTAATGGAGTTTCTCAATAAATTTTATAAAAATGATTTTATAAAGACAGGCATTGATTTGCAAACATTCTCTTTTTCCGATTTATCAATAAATACATTGAATAAAATAAGAAATTTTTTATTCGAAGCAGAAGAAAATTATAGAAAATCGAATACATTCTGA